The nucleotide window tgtaacttcccaaaacaccataaaacctgtacatagggggtactgttttacacgtgagacatcgctgaatacaaatgtgtgtattgtattgcagtaaaagcaaacagtattttgacattcacagttaaaatgtcacgtagaactaaaacaattttaaaaattcttatgtgacgaaaccaacctcgccactgagaactggagaagcctggttgcccgcctgctgcctttggactatggccctgggagattgggccctttacaaacagtattcggccctaacagagtgcatgtcactcattctggccctttaaatacagtggggccattcggtacttgccctgtgtgagcagtgataccccccagatagctatgccatggagcctattcatataatgaaagactatgggaaagactttggctccatggcaattaaactgtatttgtgtggtctgcgtgccattcacctaataatgtgcacgcagacctgagctatctggggatatgttaaatgtctgtgtttaatgtataaaaagtgactttatgtattttaaagagttttatgttgttttgcaaccatgtggttaatggagtctgcctctagtcctggataattagatttcctctccaattatctccagggcagaagggaggaagccaggatgcattgtggggatgttttacttttactgtttgagccagaaggaacaaaagatacttttagtaactttttaacccctggtcggattcatgccattttttaatatgttgttcccctgaatggattgattgtggatatgtatttttatgtgaatgtgatgtatggttgtaaagttatgaaagttgtgtaaaagtatattttgaactgtacacataatgggattaagtgtcacactaaggggaggggatgtgtgggaggtaacatctatgttattggttattttatgcctccccctgggtgtggcctgtatgtgtactcatgtaataaaaaccaggctgggtgcccagaccactcagaccactgcttgaccttcaacacggagccttgtctcgttcttggggggattcactgtatgctgttggagatttgactgctaggagtgtaagctgatgtctgcttttcctattcatctgctagcagctatttgtgaggttccagctggagtgctaccttattcacctatatccagtttgtgagttctgatgttctgcagtagctgtgcctttctgaggaaaggggattatcgcctaaactgggttttatcctcttgtatgctgaaacggtccgttacaattggtggcagcggtgggattattaatgggcagagtgttctatcgggagaggagcttgttaccccctctccccagcggcagtttaatgtaccagggggagactgtaagccccccaccggtgcagatgggaccgtggtctctgcacttaccacacagggggtagggatggtcggtcctacccccccacgacagaactatgtatccaagggggagacaaccggtctccccattcagcagcagagctatgcaacgaagagggagacaatccgtctccagcaaccaggctccaaccagactactccggtggtagtgctggcatcaggacagagtaccgctggtctctgcccactcagcaacccaccaaggcagcctaccagtcccctgcacagccggggtgaggcacctggacatggacaactttctcctctacccaggtgtagtaaccatttattgtgggtgggctgtactgatgtttctgctttgtgggtgggttgctggactaacaagggcactgaccggcaggaggtcaggtaccctgttagtctttttggaaagggggagagatgtgacgaaaccaacctcgccactgagaactggagaagcctggttgcccgcctgctgcctttggactatggccctgggagattgggccctttacaaacagtattcggccctaacagagtgcatgtcactcattctggccctttaaatacagtggggccattcggtacttgccctgtgtgagcagtgataccccccagatagctatgccatggagcctattcatataatgaaagactatgggaaagactttggctccatggcaattaaactgtatttgtgtggtctgcgtgccattcacctaataatgtgcacgcagacctgagctatctggggatatgttaaatgtctgtgtttaatgtataaaaagtgactttatgtattttaaagagttttatgttgttttgcaaccatgtggttaatggagtctgcctctagtcctggataattagatttcctctccaattatctccagggcagaagggaggaagccaggatgcattgtggggatgttttacttttactgtttgagccagaaggaacaaaagatacttttagtaactttttaacccctggtcggattcatgccattttttaatatgttgttcccctgaatggattgattgtggatatgtatttttatgtgaatgtgatgtatggttgtaaagttatgaaagttgtgtaaaagtatattttgaactgtacacataatgggattaagtgtcacactaaggggaggggatgtgtgggaggtaacatctatgttattggttattttatgcctccccctgggtgtggcctgtatgtgtactcatgtaataaaaaccaggctgggtgcccagaccactcagaccactgcttgaccttcaacacggagccttgtctcgttcttggggggattcactgtatgctgttggagatttgactgctaggagtgtaagctgatgtctgcttttcctattcatctgctagcagctatttgtgaggttccagctggagtgctaccttattcacctatatccagttcgtgagttctgatgttctgcagtagctgtgcctttctgaggaaaggggattatcgcctaaactgggttttatcctcttgtatgctgaaacggtccgttacatcttactttctcccatttttttaatatttttttcaaattaaattatgttccatacctaaatatttgatgttaaacaaaagccctgtttcccctgaataaaatgatatataataagtgtgggtgcatgtaacggaccgtttcgctcacaagaagataaaaatcgtttaggcgataatccccttttccatagaccagcagctactgcaatcaccaatctcccgaacttcaAACTACACAAatctccaaactcccgaactgaaaacacacgaaccctggaatagctgaacaggaaaagcatacaatctgcttacactcctggcagtcagcatacaatccaattccccccaaaaacgagacgacacatcggtttgagggtcaagcagaatctgaggtgctggcacacccagcctggtttttattacagtcttttcaaatacaggaccgcccacagggaggtataaaacaaccaatcacatatcagttacatcccacataatcCCTCCCCTTatcatacagttaaaacatactttctacccaactttcctaactctaaaaccatacatcatattcacataaaaattacatattcacaatcaatccattcaggggaacaacatattacaaaatggcatgaatcagaccaggggttcaaaagttagtaaaaatatgttttgggccctggctggcagcatggcaatctggcTCAAATAGGTTTTACAgagcctctatcctggagacaatggggaaagtaatccaattatccagggatagaggcagactccattgagcacatggttgcaaaaagacataaaacactttaaaatacataaagtcaccttttacacataacacacagacatttcacatatccccagatagctgggatctgagcgcacattattagatgaatgacactcagatcacacaaataagcctttctgcatggaaaataaacggtttaacctgcagggccatagtccaaagggagcaggcaagcaaccaggcttctccagttcacagtggcgaggttggtttcgccacagtgcatttaatatgaaagaggtgaattacggttggacagacatatagcgcaaatgccaggttttgtttggatcacaacttgtacatttggctgcggtcttaaggggttaaagactgctACTGGAATCCCCAAACAAGCGAAATAGGACACACAGTTCCCAAAAGAAGTACCacacaatacttttttttaaacaaggactATTCATTTAGTGAATTGTCCTTCAACACCTGCGGGGAAAATCATTTAATATACAACATTACAGAGAAATAGGGAATAAGCAATTCTAAtactatatcaaatatatattacaagtagttctttaaaacacattaaagtgcacagatagatagacatagtTGCACTAAATTACGTCAGCATTATGTCAATTTGCACATTTTCATTCAGTTAACAGGGGATGCTTACAAGTTATCACATTACCAATGCATCATTTGTACACTGACTGCTACTGTTACAGTTATTATTTATAGTGTTAGCATGAGAAAGGCTTTGCTATAACAAGGTGCTGAAACGTAAGCAAACTTCGAATTATGATTTTAGAATGTCTCACGttcacagtaaaatatattttattcccaAATTAATACATAGATGCTTCATATATTACTAGAGTTGACTATGACATTTGGAACAATCAAAACATCACACAATTTCTCTctggtgtgagttctctgatgactaacAAGGTGCACATGCaggctaaaacatttcccactttcagaaaaagaaaaaggtttctctcctgtgtgaattagTTGAATTAGTATAACAAGCTCTCCTTTACGGGCAAAATATTTTCAACATTCAGATTCAATATGTGCAATAACTCACACTAAccacaaataaacaaacattaaagaaaacaaaagttGTGCATGGAAGGCACAGACGTTTTCAAATTTAACAGTAATATCAAAGGGGAGGAAAGTAAAGAGGGGCTCTGTAGAGTTAACACAATCGCAATACCAATGCATCATTTATACATTGCTACTATCACAGGTATATTTTCTTGTGTCAGCAATAAAGCAATTCATAGTATTAGTTGTTTAATTCTGATGTTAATTCATAAACACATTATAAAAACGCTACTGTGTGAGTTGTCTGATGCTTAACAAACTCTGGTTTACTGACAAAACTATTTCTCCATTCTGTACATGAGAaatgtttctctcctgtgtgagctaATTGATGTTTAACAAGCTGAGCGTACTGgcaaaaacatttcccacattcagcacatgagaaaggtttctctcctgtgtgagttctctggtgTTGACCTAGACCTGAGCTATAGctgaaacattttccacattcaggacACGAGAAAGGTTTCtcacctgtgtgagttctctggtgTATAACTAGAGCAGAGTTCcagctaaaacatttcccacattcagcacatgagaaaggtttctctcctgtgtgagttctctggtgTACAACTAGAGATGAGTTAcagctaaaacatttcccacattcagcacatgagaaaggtttctcacctgtgtgagttctctggtgTACAACTAGAGATGAGTTAcagctaaaacatttcccacattcagcacatgagaaaggtttctctcctgtgtgagttctctggtgTACAACTAGAGCTGAGTTAcagctaaaacatttcccacattcaaaaCATGAGAGAGGTTTCTCTCCGGTGTGAGATAATTGATGTTTAACAAGCTGAGAATACTGGCGGAAACATTTCTCACATTCagcacatgagaaaggtttctctcctgtgtgagttctctggtgTCGAACTAGAACTGAGCTAtcactaaaacatttcccacattcagaacatgagaaaggtttctctcctgtgtgagttctccggTGTCGAACTAGAACTGAGCTAtcactaaaacatttcccacattcagaacatgagaaaggtttctctcctgtgtgaattctctggTGTACAACTAGACCTGAGCTAATgctgaaacatttcccacattcagaacatgagaaaggtttctctcctgtgtgagatcTCTGGTGTTGAACAAGAGCTGAGCTATCacgaaaacatttcccacattcagagcatGAGAAGGgtgtctctcctgtgtgaattctctggTGTACAACTAGACCTGAGCTAATgctgaaacatttcccacattcagagcatGAGAAAGgtgtctctcctgtgtgaattctctggTGTTGAACTAGAGCTGAGCTATCacgaaaacatttcccacattcaggacACGAGAAAGGTTTCtcacctgtgtgagttctctggtgCATAACTAGAGCAGAGTTAcagctaaaacatttcccacattcagaacatgcaaacggtttctctcctgtgtgagttctctgatgtattaCAATTTCTGACTGCCAGCGAAAACATTTTCCGCATACAGAACATGATAAAGGTTTTGTGTTGAGGTTTACTATCTCCTTTGTAGACATATAAGATTCTGAGAGATTGCTTGAGGTTGGAGAGTTAGAATCCTTGGTCTTTTTATTAAAAGATTTCTTCATAATCTTGCTTAGTATATTTCTGTTGGTGTCCTGTCCTTTAGAAAAACTCCTACTGCTGGAAATATCTGAAACAAAATGTACTGGGAGTTATAGAAAATCTGTCTATAAATGATTTATTGTTTACCATACTTAGAAAAACTGACTTGATTTTCGTGAAACATCAGAAATATGACAATGAAACATTATGGAGATTAAGTAATACCttaaaaattagaaaatatttGTGTGCTCCAATTCCCATTATAATCTAAAAACTGCGTacacacacttacttttattcacTTGGCAAAATGTAAAATGACACTATGCCTCACGAACACCGGGAAAAATTAGAATGTTGCCTGGTCAGTTCCCAGACAAGCAAGGAGAGCACTTTTCGGAGAAAAGACCCTCTCGCACAAGAGGACCATTTACGATGTATGAGCCAGAGGGAGACTTAGATTATGTTGATACAGGAACTCCACACAGTGGATTGGCCATCTCCTTTCCTTGGTGGCGATGCAGCTATATTACATGGATTTGAGCGATATTTGCACAACTTGAGCGCTCGAAATCGGGGATATAATACTTGTGGTGGTTCCCATCAAACTTTTAtgcattttggggtgttttgtggTTTTGTCTTGTTCCTCGAGTGCTCACTTATCTCACAGACAGAGGCATCTGGGCGGGCTTACTGTTAAACTGAATGGGGGACTAGGGAGACTCTTTCGTGGATATACTCTGTCAAAGTATATGTTACAATTAAATTACATGTAACCAAGGAACCAGCTACACCCCCTTCTACCACCAAGCAGCAAGTGGCGCCCAAGAAGTATCGGTATGAGCAGCTGAAGCTAGCTCATGGTAGCCCCTTGACAGGGCATTTGGGCAGGAGTGGGACAGCATCTCAGCTCATCCAAAACTTCTTCTGGGCACGCATCTCCCAGGAAAATCTCCAAGGATCTGAGGCAGTACTGCCAGACCTGCGATGTCTTCCAGAGAGTGGGGAAGTGGGGGGACCGGCGCAGGGCCCCCCTCtatcccctacccattatcgaaGATTCGTTCAGCAAAGTAGCTGTCAATATCATATCATAGGTCCCCTTGCCAAGCCTAGTCCATCTGGGAAGAAGTACATTCTGACCATCGTGGACTACACAACTCGGAAACCCGAGGCAGTCGCCCTGAGCAATATTCGGGCAGAGACTGTGGCTGATGCCCTGATGAgtgttctcccggatggggtttcCTTGGGAGATTTTCTCGGACcagggcacccagtttactgccGATATGACCCCCCAACTGTGGAGGTTGTGTGGCATTAAACCAATCCTGAGCTccccttatatatgtatatatacacatagacacacacatatacatttatatataaataaatagaaaaatgaaatgtataatatgtatatattatataggaggGCCGaggtggccggagctgctgcagggggactgctaggCTCTCTGGCAGTCACCCCCGACCGGGATCGCCGGTCCAGTTAAGTCCATGGCTCATATTTGCCGCAGAAGTCCGTGGTCAGGAAGGGATTAGTAGTACACATGTGTTGGGCGGCAGCACTGtaaacatggctgtgtaatacaaaaacacacaaaatgaagCCCTTCACTCAAACTCAATGTGGCGGACAGACCTCGCcatgtgttcttggagggggctgcttgcccgcctcctaccttctgactatggccctgggatatatggcatttgaaaaactatttgtgccctgtgacaaaactggagattgtgcacaaatatgactattgtccatattttttatgattcctttcgtttgttgcactgttccccatgtgtttcatctgttggttcggctggatagactaccagacaaactgtggagttactaggtggccaccatttcatgtatcagaggcacatggtgagaacaatggataagcacatggtgagaacaatggatggtggccattttaactcacagacactgtttttacttttctcgccggtatttggtgcacaaagacatcgttcagtagttataaactacagaacaggggacacatttaacagtaattaattttcatatagcctgtatatgttctgcggaatctgcattaaaccgtatcttccaaaaaCATGcaatatggggttattgcatgttttggggtccctgtgctatgttttataatactgtattttcgtGCCTGTGATAATTTAGTCTATTGTGTCGAGATTGTGTATGAGCGggaataattgtatcacaggcagaggggaggatttctgatgtaatgaatgggagtgttagctgtgttgtaatgtgttgattggttgttcttcaaaatcctgtgggcagtactatgtttatagaatgtgaataaaagaggctgtatgtgccagtacagtcagttctacttcaccctcaatttggagtgctctCTCTTATTGctggaatctgctacaagggattgctatgcttgtcatactcccttgctcaatcactactaagctcttgtaagagcttgttcctgccttgctctctggaggagtctacggtggttatggtgtctgctggagtgcttagagccctcaggaagcgctaggagcatccttcaacggaggtacccagtcggggtgcccgtcgatccgttacactcccactactcctgagcTTCAGCAAAGATTATAGTAGTCATCAACccaatatatagaatataaacaATGGGGGGTGGAGCCAACCTCAAAGCTAGATGGACGTGTGCTAAATCTGCTCTGAGCGTGCCTACAGCTAATCCCTATTCATCGGGCTTCTGACTAACCATGGGACATTCAAAACATTCCCTATTGGCCCAACAACCAATCACAAACGATCTACCGAGAAATCTGTTGCCTTAAAATTTTTCCACGATAATGCAGATGTAACAGATCTCCTATACTCTAGCTGAGCATATCCGTGCAGAATCTCCCAAAATCCAAGTGTAGCAGAAGGTGTagtgaattatagctcccaatcccccaaacatgagccaagacttcttgaaggggttaaacaatctacttaatggtggccacagcttggccttttatgcaggtcctccagcaagggatactcctacatggaccttgtggaggactggGACACAATTTACAGTAGCCAATCAACATACAGTACAATGTGAAACACTCCCACAGATACAGTaaaaaccctcctctctatcctggagataattgggttaagtggccgtagtaaacttaattatcgccaggtacagaaaatatttccACGTTATAAATGTCCAAaacatattaccgtatatactcgagtataagccgacccgaatataagccgaggcccctaattttaccacaaaaaactgggaaaacttattgactcgagtataagactagggtgggaaatgcagcagctactggtacatttctaaataaaattagatcctaaaaaaattatattaactgaatatttatttacagtgtgtgtatataattaatgcagtgtgtgtgtgtgagtgctgtgtgtgtgtatgctgtgtgtgtgtatgcagtgtgtatgagtgcagtgtgtatataatgaatggagtgcagtgtgtgtgtgtatgagtgcagtgtgtgtgtgtatgagtgcagtgtgtgtgtgtatgagtgcagtgtgtgtgtgtatgagtgcagtgtgtgtgcatgagtgcagtgtgtgtgcatgagtgcagtgtgtgtgcatgagtgcagtgtgtgtgtatgagtgcagtgtgtgtgtatgagtgcagtgtgtgtgtatgagtgcagtgtgtgtgtgtgtgtgtgtgtgagtgcagtgtgtgtgtgtgtgtatgagtgcagtgtgtatgaatgcagtgtgtatgtgtatgagtgcagtgtgtgtgtatgagtgcagtgtgtgtgtgtatgagtgcagtgtgtgtgtgcatgagtgcagtgtgtgtgcatgagtgcagtgtgtgtgcatgagtgcagtgtgtgtgcatgagtgcagtgtgtgtgtatgagtgcagtgtgtgtgtatgagtgcagtgtgtgtgtatgagtgcagtgtgtgtgtgtgtatgagtgcagtgtgtgtgtgtgtgtatgagtgcagtgtgtatgaatgcagtgtgtatgtgtatgagtgcagtgtgtgtgtgtatgagtgcagtgtgtgtatgagtgcagtgtgtgtatgagtgcagtgtgtatatgagtgcagtgcagtgtgtatatgagtgcagtgtgtatgcagtgtgtgtataatgaatgcagtgcagtgtgtgtatatgagtgcagtgtgtatatgagtgcagtgtgtgtgtgtatgaattcagtgtgtatataatgaatgcagtgcagtgtgtgtatgagtgcagtgtgtgtgtatgagtgcagtgtgtatgcagtgtgtgtataatgaatgcagtgcagtgtgtgtatatgagtgcagtgtgtgtgagtgcagtgtgtatgaatgcagtgtgtttataatgaatgcagtgcagtgtgtgtatatgagtgcagtgtgtgtgagtgcagtgtgtatgaatgcagtgtgtttataatgaatgcagtgcagtgtgtgtatgtgcagtgtgtgtatgtgcagtgtgtgtgtatgagtgcagagcattggtggggggtgggcattttattaattattatttaattattattttaatattttttttaaatgttatttttttttaggtaactattttttttaattttattattatttgtattattatttttgttattattttaattattttttgttttattattaatatttgtattttttcgtcccccctccctgcttgttagctggccagggaggggggctctcactccctggtggtccagtggatgggctgtaggagggggctgtcaggaagctgttacttaccttcacagcagctcctgtcagctcccttctctcttctccggtgcgtgcagctcccaggtcagctccctctgcaactctcgcggccgcgcggagcgttgccacggtaacccgtggcaacgctctgaccccgcggctctcgcgagagttgcagaggaagctgacctgggagctgtacgcaccggagaagagagaagggagctgacaggagctgctgtgaaggtaagtaacagcttcctgacagcccccggtccatgtctgtattatggcaatgaaaattgccataatacagacaactgactcgagtataagacgagttagtgtttttcagcacaaaaaatgtgctgaaaaactcgtcttatactcgagtatatacggtaaaatacataactcatctTTCACGCAACTTAACTGTGATGAAaggtcactggcttttggaggggcctgctggccagcctcttgcttCAGGACTATgagccctgcaatataccttgcccaatgcactttaaaaggctttgttcatgtgaagtatgtacttttgtactcaagacagagagaccgaccgttagccctaattctctggaactgttttgggtatgggACCCTGTGCATGGTGGGTCagaactatgacttccataaaattcctgaacccctgatctgatctgggtgtcaccaataagaaatataatattaaatatttagtcaCATGCCACTCTACTAATGCTATTTATCTTTTAAGTTGTTCTTGTGGTTTTCAGTATGTTGGGAAGACATCACGGCAGTTAAAAATAAGAATTAGTGAACATCttatattaaaatattcaaaataatttTCCCAATCATAGTGTGTCTAGACACTTTTCCCAACATCATAACTCGGATCCTAAATTTCTTAATTTTTGTGCAATAGAAAAACTGATTAAAAACTGGAGAAGTGATGTTTCAAAGATGCTTAGTCTaaaagaatccaaatggatctTTGAACTACGCACCTTAATTCCAAAAGGACTTAACATCGACtttgaaattaataaa belongs to Pelobates fuscus isolate aPelFus1 chromosome 7, aPelFus1.pri, whole genome shotgun sequence and includes:
- the LOC134568474 gene encoding oocyte zinc finger protein XlCOF7.1-like, yielding MKKSFNKKTKDSNSPTSSNLSESYMSTKEIVNLNTKPLSCSVCGKCFRWQSEIVIHQRTHTGEKPFACSECGKCFSCNSALVMHQRTHTGEKPFSCPECGKCFRDSSALVQHQRIHTGETPFSCSECGKCFSISSGLVVHQRIHTGETPFSCSECGKCFRDSSALVQHQRSHTGEKPFSCSECGKCFSISSGLVVHQRIHTGEKPFSCSECGKCFSDSSVLVRHRRTHTGEKPFSCSECGKCFSDSSVLVRHQRTHTGEKPFSCAECEKCFRQYSQLVKHQLSHTGEKPLSCFECGKCFSCNSALVVHQRTHTGEKPFSCAECGKCFSCNSSLVVHQRTHTGEKPFSCAECGKCFSCNSSLVVHQRTHTGEKPFSCAECGKCFSWNSALVIHQRTHTGEKPFSCPECGKCFSYSSGLGQHQRTHTGEKPFSCAECGKCFCQYAQLVKHQLAHTGEKHFSCTEWRNSFVSKPEFVKHQTTHTVAFL